The following are from one region of the Odontesthes bonariensis isolate fOdoBon6 chromosome 16, fOdoBon6.hap1, whole genome shotgun sequence genome:
- the sod1 gene encoding superoxide dismutase [Cu-Zn] has protein sequence MVLKAVCVLKGAGETSGTVFFDQESDSAPVKVTGEIKGLAPGEHGFHVHAFGDNTNGCVSAGPHYNPHNKTHAGPNDEVRHVGDLGNVTAGADNVAKLDLTDKVITLAGPYSIIGRTMVIHEKADDLGKGGNEESLKTGNAGARLACGVIGITQ, from the exons ATGGTGCTGAAGGCTGTTTGTGTGCTAAAAGGAGCTGGAGAAACCAGCGGGACGGTTTTTTTTGACCAGGAG AGCGACTCGGCTCCTGTAAAGGTGACAGGAGAAATCAAAGGCCTTGCCCCTGGTGAGCATGGCTTCCATGTCCATGCTTTTGGCGATAACACAAACG GGTGTGTCAGTGCAGGACCGCACTACAATCCCCACAACAAGACTCATGCCGGTCCTAATGATGAAGTAAG ACATGTTGGAGATTTGGGGAACGTGACTGCAGGAGCAGATAATGTTGCCAAGTTAGACCTCACAGACAAGGTTATCACCCTTGCAGGCCCATACTCCATCATTGGCAGAACCATGGTG ATCCACGAGAAAGCTGACGATCTGGGAAAAGGAGGAAATGAAGAAAGCCTGAAAACTGGTAATGCTGGTGCACGTCTAGCCTGCGGAGTCATTGGCATTACCCAGTAA